The following is a genomic window from Pseudomonas purpurea.
CTGCTCGGCCCGTCGGGTTGCGGCAAGTCGACCCTGTTGCGCTGCATTGCCGGGCTGACGGCGGTAGATGGCGGCAAGATCCTGCTGGAAGGCCAGGACCTCGTGCCGTTGAGCCCGCAAAAACGCGGGATCGGCATGGTGTTCCAGAGCTATGCGCTGTTTCCCAACATGACCGTGGAACAGAACGTTGCCTTCGGCCTGCGCATGCAGAAGGTCAACGCCGACGACAGCCACAAACGCGTGCTCGACGTGTTGCAACTGGTGGAGCTGAACGACTTCGCCTCCCGTTACCCCCATCAATTGTCCGGTGGCCAATGCCAGCGTGTGGCTCTCGCCCGTTCGTTGGTCACCCGGCCACGCTTGCTGCTGCTCGATGAACCATTGTCGGCACTGGATGCACGGATTCGCAAACACCTGCGCGAACAGATCCGACAGATCCAGCGCGAACTGGGGTTGACCACGATTTTCGTCACTCACGATCAGGAGGAAGCCCTGACCATGTCTGACCGGATTTTCCTGATGAACCAGGGAAAGATCGTACAGAGTGGCGATGCCGAGACGCTCTACACTGCACCCGTGGATGTATTTGCCGCAGGTTTCATCGGCAACTACAACCTGCTCGATGCCGCCAGCGCCAGCAAACTGCTGCAACGGCCCATCAACAGCCGCATCGCGATTCGCCCCGAAGCCATCGAATTGAGCGTCCTGGGTGAACCCGATGCACTCATCCGCAGCCATAGCCTGCTGGGCAACGTCATCCGTTACAGGGTCGAGGCCCGTGGCGTGGAACTGGTGGTAGACGTATTGAACCGCTCGGCGGCCGACTTGCATGCCGACGGGCAACGCCTGGCACTTTCCATCGATCCGACGGCCCTGTGTGAGGTAGCCTGATGCTTATGCTGTGCACACCGATGTTAAAGAGAGAGCTGCATTAATGGCCCTGGCAATTTTTGATCTGGACGAAACCCTGATCCACGGCGACTGCGCCACCCTCTGGAGTGAACAGATGGGCCGCTTGGGCTGGGTCGACCCCGAGTCCTTCATGCGTCGCAACAACGAACTGATGGACGCCTACAGCCACGGCAAACTGGCCATGGAAGACTTTATGGCCTTCAGCCTGGAACCCTTGATCGGCCGTACACCGGAAGAGGTCGAACACCTGGTCGGCCCGTGGGTCGAGGACTTCATCGAGCCGATCATCTTCAGCGACGCCACCAGAACCATCGCGGCCCACCGCAAGGCCGGCGACCGGATTCTGGTGATCTCGGCCTCGGGCACCCACCTGGTCGGCCCGATTGCCGAACGCCTGGGCATCGACGAAATGCTCGGCATCGAACTGGAAGTGGCTCACGGGGTGTACAGCGGCAACACCGTCGGCACCCTGACCTACCGCGAAGGCAAGATCACCCGGCTACTGGAGTGGCTGGACGCCGAAGAGGAGAACCTGGAAGGCGCGAGTTTCTATTCGGACTCACGCAATGACTTGCCGTTACTGCTGAAGGTTGATTTCCCGCACGTGGTGAATCCCGATCCGGTCCTGCTCGAACATGCTGAAAAAGCAGGCTGGCCAATCCATCACTGGAAATAGGCGAACCTGTGACGAGGGAGCTTGCTCCCGCTGGAGCGCAAAGCGCTCCCAAAACCGGCCGCTACGCGACCCAGCGGGAGCAAGCTCCCTCGCCACATGAAAGCGCAATCTCTAGGCCAGCGTCTCGTCAATCACCAACACCAGTTTGCCCGACACCTGATTGGTCGCCAGCTCGGCAAACGCAGCCTCGGCATCCTTGATCGGGAATGTCCTGGCCAACTGCGGGCTCAGGCGTCCTTCGGCAAACAGCGGCCAGACGTGCTGATTCAGATCGCTGAACACATCGGCCTTGAACTGATCGTCACGGCTGCGCAACGTCGAGCCCAGCAACTGAATGCGCTTGGCCAGCACCTGCGCCAAGTCCAGTTTCGCTTCGCGTCCGCCCATCAGACCGATCAATACCCAACGCCCATCGCGCGCCAGCAGCTTGAGGTTCAGGGTCGAGTAGTTGCCGCCAACCGGGTCGAGAATCACATCGAAAGGCCCCAGATCCGTCAGGCTTTCCAGGCCATCGGTACGCACCACGCCCCCCTGGGCGCCGAGCGCTTCGCAGTAGGCCAGCCGATCCGCCGAGCCGACGCTCACCCAGCACGGGTTACCGAACGCCTTGCACAACTGGATCGCTGCAGAACCCACGCCGCTGGCGCCAGCATGCAGTAACACTTTTTCACCGGGCTTGAGCGCCGCCAGCTGAAACAGGTTCAGCCACGCCGTGCTGTACACCTCGGGCAAGGCTGCCGCTTCGACCAGTGACAAACCTTCCGGCACCGGCAACACGTGCCGCCCGTCGACCACCACTTCTTCGGCCATGCCGCCGCCCGCCAGCAAGGCGCAGACGCGATCACCGACCTGCCACGACGAACCCGGCCCGACCTCGCTGATCACCCCGGAACATTCAAGCCCCAACACCTGACTGGCGCCGGGAGGTGCAGGGTAAAGCCCTGCCCGCTGTAGTAAGTCGGCACGATTGAGGCCAGCCGCCGCCACTCGAATGCGAACTTGCCCTGCATCGCACGCAGGACTCGGCTCTTCAACCCACTCCACATGACCTTCAACGCCTTGCAATGCCTTCACAGTGCCTCCATAGTGAGTCTGGACTGAGCCCGTTGCTGTAGCGCCGGGCTTTTTGCATTATGCGACCGGCCCTCGTGGAACCGGCAACTTCAAAGACGGCCTAATATGCGTTATCAATTGCCCCCGCGTCGAATCAGCATGAAGCATTTGTTCCCCAGCACCGCACTCGCTCTATTTATTGGCCTCGGCACCTTGTCGCTGCCGAGTCATTCGTTCGCAGCCAATAGCTGGGACAAGCTTCAGCCTGATCGTGACGAGGTGATTGCCAGCCTTAACGTCGTCGAATTGCTCAAGCGCCACCACTACAGCAAACCACCGCTGGATGATGCCCGCTCGGTGATCATCTACGACAGCTACCTGAAACTGCTGGACCCTTCGCGCAGCTACTTCATGGCCAGCGACATTGCCGAATTCGACAAATGGAAAACCCAATTTGACGACTTCCTCAAGAGCGGCGACCTGAACGCAGGCTTCATCATCTACAAACGCTACCTGGACCGCGTCAAGGCGCGTCTGGAGTTCGCCCTGGTCGAACTGAACAAGGGCGTCGACAAAATCGACTTCAACACCAAGGAAACCTTGCTGATCGATCGCAAGGACGCTCCGTGGCTCAAAACCAACGCAGAGCTGGACGACCTGTGGCGCAAACGCGTCAAGGACGAAGTCCTGCGCATGAAGATCGCCGGCAAAGAGCCCAAACAGATTCAGGAAACGCTGACCAAGCGCTACAAGAATCAGCTCGCGCGCCTGGATCAGACCCGTGCCGAAGACATCTTCCAGGCGTACATCAACACCTTCGCCATGTCCTACGATCCGCACACCAATTATCTGTCGCCAGATAACGCGGAAAACTTCGACATCAACATGAGCCTGTCGCTGGAAGGCATCGGCGCCGTGTTGCAGAGCGATAACGACCAGGTGAAAGTCGTGCGCCTGGTGCCGGCAGGCCCGGCGGACAAGACCAAGCAAGTGGCTCCGGCCGACAAGATTATCGGCGTGGCCCAGGCCGACAAGGAAATGGTCGACGTGGTCGGCTGGCGCCTGGACGAAGTGGTCAAGCTGATCCGTGGGCCGAAAGGCACCGTGGTGCGCCTGGAAGTCATCCCGGCCAGCAATGCACCGAACGACCAGACCAGCAAAATCGTCTCCATCACCCGCGAAGCCGTGAAGCTTGAAGATCAGGCGGTGAAGAAGTCGATCCTCAACCTGAAACAGGAAGGCAAGGACTACAAGCTCGGGGTGATCGAGATCCCGGCCTTCTACCTCGACTTCAAGGCGTTCCGTGCAGGTGATCCGGATTACAAGAGCACCACCCGCGACGTCAAGAAACTGCTGACCGAACTGCAAAAAGACAAAGTCGACGGCGTGGTCATCGACCTGCGCAACAACGGCGGCGGCTCCTTGCAGGAAGCCACCGAACTGACCAGCCTGTTCATCGACAAAGGTCCGACCGTGCTGGTGCGCAATGCCGACGGCCGGGTCGATGTGCTCGAAGACGAAAGCCCGGGCGCGTTCTACAAGGGCCCGATGGTGCTGCTGGTCAACCGCTTGTCCGCCTCGGCTTCGGAGATCTTTGCCGGCGCCATGCAGGACTACCACCGCGCCTTGATCATCGGTGGCCAAACCTTCGGCAAAGGCACCGTGCAGACCATCCAGCCGTTGAACCATGGCGAGCTGAAACTGACCCTGGCCAAGTTCTACCGGGTTTCCGGGCAGAGCACCCAGCATCAGGGCGTGCTGCCAGACATCGACTACCCGTCGATCATCGACACCAAGGAAATCGGCGAAAGCGCCCTGCCTGAAGCCATGCCGTGGGACACCATCCGTCCTGCGATCAAGCCGGCCATCGACCCGTTCAAGCCATACATTGCACAGCTCAAAGCCGAACATGACGCTCGCAGCGCCAAGGATGCAGAGTTTGTGTTCATCCGCGACAAACTGGCACTGGCCCAGAAGCTGATGGCGGAAAAAACCGTCAGCCTCAACGAAGCCGAGCGCCGTGCGCAACACGCCGACATCGAAGCCAAGCAACTGGCGATGGAAAACATCCGCCGCAAGGCCAAGGGCGAAGAACCGCTCAAGGAACTGAAGAAAGAAGACGAAGACGCTATCGCCGCCGAGCCGGACAAAACCAAGCCAGAAGACGATGCCTACCTGAGCGAGACCGGGCGGATTCTGCTGGACTACTTGAAATTGAACAGCGCGGTCGCCAGCAACAAGAAGTGATGGCAATTTAATGCTGACGCTCCCCGGAGCGTCATCAAACAGTCATCATTCTGTCGTGAAATACAGGACCGGACACCTCAGGTGCCCGGTCCTTTTTTTATCGACAGAGATCGCCATGACCATGACCGAACAGCTGAGTGCCTTGAGTTCAATACTGGCTCAAAGCGGTTTGCACAGCCTGTTCCAGCCGATCGTCTCACTGTCCGAACGCCGCATCCTTGGCTACGAAGCCCTCAGCCGCGGCCCCTCCAACAGCCCGTTGCACTCGCCCATCGCACTGTTCGCCGTCGCCCGTCAGGCGGGCCGTCTCAGCGAACTGGAAATGGCCTGTCGCCACAGCGCCTGCCGGCGTTTCAGCGAACAACAGCTACCGGGCAAACTGTTTCTCAACGTCTCCCCCGAATCCCTGCTCGAAGCCAGCCACCAACCGGGCCGGACCCTGCAAATGCTCCAGGACTTTGGCATCCCGCCGAGCCAGGTGGTGATCGAACTCACCGAACAAACGCCGACCGACGACTTTCAGTTGCTGCAAAACGCCCTGCATCACTATCGCGCCATGGGCTTTTCCATTGCGCTGGATGACTTGGGCGCCGGATATTCCAGCTTGCGGCTGTGGTCCGAGTTGCGGCCCGACTATGTGAAGATCGACCGGCACTTCATCGACGGCATCCACCAGGACGCCCTCAAGCGTGAGTTCGTCGGCTCGATCCTGCAAATCGCCAAAGCCTCGCGGGCCCAGGTAATCGCCGAAGGCATTGAACAGCCGGAGGAACTGGCAGTGCTCACCGAGATGGGCGTCGATCTGATTCAGGGTTACCTGCTCTGCCGCCCCCAGGAACACCCGCCTCGCGATGCCCGCGCCATGATGCCCAAGCATGACAACAGCGCCGTGACCCTGAACGATGAAAGCAGCGACCTCAGCGCCCTGCTCAACGAGCAACCGGCAGTCAATCGCGACACCCCCACGGCCACAGTGCTGGAAGCGTTCCGCTCGCAGGCCAACCTGAACTCGCTGGCAGTGCTGGATGGGCAAGGTCAGCCGTGCGGTATCGTCCACCGGCATTCATTGTCGGATGCGTTGCTCAAGCCGTTCGCGACCGACCTGTTTGCCCGCAAACCGATCAGCCGTTTGATGAACGACGACTTCCTCGCCGTCGAACTCAGCCAATCGCTGCAACAGGTCAGCCGTCTCATCACCAGCCGCGCCCGTCAGCGTATCGAGGAAGACTTCATCATCACCCTCAACGGCGGCTACCTGGGGCTGGGTCGGGTGATCGATGTGCTCAAGCTGATTACCGAGCTGAAAATCCAGCAGGCCCGCTACGCCAACCCGCTGACCTTGCTGCCCGGTAACGTGCCGATCCAGCAATGCCTGACGCGACTGCTGCAACAGGGCCGCGAGTCGGTGATTTGCTACGTCGACATCGACAGTTTCAAACCCTTCAACGACATCTACGGCTACGGCCGTGGAGACGAAGTCCTGCTGTGTCTGGCGCAATGCCTGAATGACCGCGTCGACCCCAGCCGCGACTTTGT
Proteins encoded in this region:
- a CDS encoding ABC transporter ATP-binding protein, with the translated sequence MSYVSVQHLQKSYSQAGQAGTPVFSDINCEIHKGEFVTLLGPSGCGKSTLLRCIAGLTAVDGGKILLEGQDLVPLSPQKRGIGMVFQSYALFPNMTVEQNVAFGLRMQKVNADDSHKRVLDVLQLVELNDFASRYPHQLSGGQCQRVALARSLVTRPRLLLLDEPLSALDARIRKHLREQIRQIQRELGLTTIFVTHDQEEALTMSDRIFLMNQGKIVQSGDAETLYTAPVDVFAAGFIGNYNLLDAASASKLLQRPINSRIAIRPEAIELSVLGEPDALIRSHSLLGNVIRYRVEARGVELVVDVLNRSAADLHADGQRLALSIDPTALCEVA
- a CDS encoding HAD family hydrolase; the encoded protein is MALAIFDLDETLIHGDCATLWSEQMGRLGWVDPESFMRRNNELMDAYSHGKLAMEDFMAFSLEPLIGRTPEEVEHLVGPWVEDFIEPIIFSDATRTIAAHRKAGDRILVISASGTHLVGPIAERLGIDEMLGIELEVAHGVYSGNTVGTLTYREGKITRLLEWLDAEEENLEGASFYSDSRNDLPLLLKVDFPHVVNPDPVLLEHAEKAGWPIHHWK
- a CDS encoding zinc-binding dehydrogenase — translated: MKALQGVEGHVEWVEEPSPACDAGQVRIRVAAAGLNRADLLQRAGLYPAPPGASQVLGLECSGVISEVGPGSSWQVGDRVCALLAGGGMAEEVVVDGRHVLPVPEGLSLVEAAALPEVYSTAWLNLFQLAALKPGEKVLLHAGASGVGSAAIQLCKAFGNPCWVSVGSADRLAYCEALGAQGGVVRTDGLESLTDLGPFDVILDPVGGNYSTLNLKLLARDGRWVLIGLMGGREAKLDLAQVLAKRIQLLGSTLRSRDDQFKADVFSDLNQHVWPLFAEGRLSPQLARTFPIKDAEAAFAELATNQVSGKLVLVIDETLA
- a CDS encoding carboxy terminal-processing peptidase, with amino-acid sequence MKHLFPSTALALFIGLGTLSLPSHSFAANSWDKLQPDRDEVIASLNVVELLKRHHYSKPPLDDARSVIIYDSYLKLLDPSRSYFMASDIAEFDKWKTQFDDFLKSGDLNAGFIIYKRYLDRVKARLEFALVELNKGVDKIDFNTKETLLIDRKDAPWLKTNAELDDLWRKRVKDEVLRMKIAGKEPKQIQETLTKRYKNQLARLDQTRAEDIFQAYINTFAMSYDPHTNYLSPDNAENFDINMSLSLEGIGAVLQSDNDQVKVVRLVPAGPADKTKQVAPADKIIGVAQADKEMVDVVGWRLDEVVKLIRGPKGTVVRLEVIPASNAPNDQTSKIVSITREAVKLEDQAVKKSILNLKQEGKDYKLGVIEIPAFYLDFKAFRAGDPDYKSTTRDVKKLLTELQKDKVDGVVIDLRNNGGGSLQEATELTSLFIDKGPTVLVRNADGRVDVLEDESPGAFYKGPMVLLVNRLSASASEIFAGAMQDYHRALIIGGQTFGKGTVQTIQPLNHGELKLTLAKFYRVSGQSTQHQGVLPDIDYPSIIDTKEIGESALPEAMPWDTIRPAIKPAIDPFKPYIAQLKAEHDARSAKDAEFVFIRDKLALAQKLMAEKTVSLNEAERRAQHADIEAKQLAMENIRRKAKGEEPLKELKKEDEDAIAAEPDKTKPEDDAYLSETGRILLDYLKLNSAVASNKK
- a CDS encoding bifunctional diguanylate cyclase/phosphodiesterase; amino-acid sequence: MTMTEQLSALSSILAQSGLHSLFQPIVSLSERRILGYEALSRGPSNSPLHSPIALFAVARQAGRLSELEMACRHSACRRFSEQQLPGKLFLNVSPESLLEASHQPGRTLQMLQDFGIPPSQVVIELTEQTPTDDFQLLQNALHHYRAMGFSIALDDLGAGYSSLRLWSELRPDYVKIDRHFIDGIHQDALKREFVGSILQIAKASRAQVIAEGIEQPEELAVLTEMGVDLIQGYLLCRPQEHPPRDARAMMPKHDNSAVTLNDESSDLSALLNEQPAVNRDTPTATVLEAFRSQANLNSLAVLDGQGQPCGIVHRHSLSDALLKPFATDLFARKPISRLMNDDFLAVELSQSLQQVSRLITSRARQRIEEDFIITLNGGYLGLGRVIDVLKLITELKIQQARYANPLTLLPGNVPIQQCLTRLLQQGRESVICYVDIDSFKPFNDIYGYGRGDEVLLCLAQCLNDRVDPSRDFVGHIGGDDFLLVLGPDDWRKRLNQLLDDFHSQCRRFYRSEHLEAGCFIAPNRQGVRQEFPLLSLSIGVVHLHPQACGQLDSSQLAELASQAKHHAKNVPGYSVHVIDSRALPVAPEALLNGHR